The Eurosta solidaginis isolate ZX-2024a chromosome 4, ASM4086904v1, whole genome shotgun sequence genome includes a window with the following:
- the Neb-cGP gene encoding ATP synthase membrane subunit K, mitochondrial: MGSEEAEAAKLKGLEKYFNSVTNTGRANVAKATYAVLGLVIAYNVLKPKKKSVDNLHTSQSTNHT, from the exons ATGGGAAGCGAAGAAGCTGAGGCAGCAAAATTGAAAGGacttgaaaaatatttcaatagTGTAACGAACACCGGTCGCGCTAAT GTGGCTAAAGCGACATACGCTGTATTGGGACTGGTCATTGCTTACAACGTGCTTAAACCCAAGAAGAAGTCCGTAGATAATTTACATACAAGCCAAAGCACAAATCATACATAA